A genomic window from Aurantimicrobium photophilum includes:
- a CDS encoding alanine racemase has translation MTISAPETPYIAIELGILQGNIARAAEAARTAGIALRPHVKTHKIIEIARMQEAAGILGITVATLGEAEVFVEAGFPDVFIAYPLWLTPIKAKRLDALLDRATIRMGIDSLESGKKLAEHLRGRASLIELLIEVDCGHHRSGIAPEGVGKLAVGLRDLGLEVSGCFTFPGHSYSVDGRAAAAQDEARALSHAQEQLVAAGFPDANIVSGGSTPSLAEADASVVTEQRPGVYVFNDAQQIELGSCDWDDVALTVHGTVVSVRGSRVIVDAGSKVLGADKAPYASGYGRVLGQPDARIVALSEHHATIEFPEGYAPVLGDVLPVIPNHVCNTVNLADEVFVFDRGVVVDRWKVAARGRNS, from the coding sequence ATGACTATCTCTGCACCGGAGACTCCCTACATCGCTATAGAGCTCGGCATACTGCAGGGAAACATTGCCCGCGCTGCTGAGGCAGCGCGCACGGCAGGCATTGCTCTGCGTCCCCACGTGAAGACACACAAGATCATCGAGATCGCCCGCATGCAAGAAGCCGCCGGGATTCTCGGTATCACGGTTGCCACCCTTGGTGAAGCTGAAGTGTTTGTGGAGGCAGGATTCCCGGATGTCTTCATTGCCTATCCGCTCTGGTTGACGCCTATTAAGGCAAAGCGATTAGATGCTCTCCTTGATCGAGCCACTATTCGGATGGGGATTGATTCGCTGGAATCGGGAAAGAAACTTGCCGAGCATCTTCGAGGCCGTGCTTCTCTGATTGAACTACTCATCGAAGTGGACTGCGGTCACCACCGCAGCGGTATTGCTCCTGAGGGCGTGGGGAAGTTGGCAGTTGGTCTTCGAGATCTGGGTCTTGAGGTGTCCGGGTGCTTTACCTTCCCTGGACATAGTTACTCAGTCGATGGCCGTGCCGCAGCGGCTCAGGACGAGGCGCGGGCGTTGTCTCATGCACAGGAGCAGCTTGTTGCAGCTGGCTTCCCTGACGCCAACATTGTCAGCGGTGGATCTACACCGTCGCTGGCTGAGGCAGATGCTTCGGTGGTGACCGAGCAGCGTCCGGGTGTCTATGTCTTCAACGATGCACAACAGATTGAGCTGGGTTCGTGTGACTGGGACGACGTTGCCCTGACCGTGCATGGAACGGTGGTGAGTGTTCGTGGTAGCCGGGTGATTGTGGATGCGGGAAGCAAGGTACTCGGTGCCGATAAAGCCCCTTATGCCAGCGGCTATGGTCGTGTGCTGGGACAGCCCGATGCGCGCATCGTGGCGCTGTCTGAACACCACGCCACCATTGAGTTCCCTGAAGGATATGCGCCCGTTCTGGGTGATGTTCTGCCGGTTATTCCGAACCATGTGTGTAACACCGTGAACCTCGCAGATGAGGTTTTTGTCTTCGATCGTGGTGTTGTTGTGGACCGCTGGAAGGTCGCTGCGCGG
- a CDS encoding type II toxin-antitoxin system RelE family toxin, giving the protein MTYSIELRPAAIRALKTIGHQDRDRVRGAIALLGEEPRPPGAQALQGRPGLRVRVGNYRIIYTVDDNVLVVVVITLGHRRNVYEK; this is encoded by the coding sequence GTGACCTACTCGATTGAACTTCGCCCGGCTGCAATTCGTGCACTGAAAACAATTGGGCATCAAGACCGGGACCGTGTTCGCGGAGCTATAGCTTTGCTCGGTGAGGAGCCACGCCCTCCAGGCGCTCAAGCACTGCAGGGGCGCCCAGGTCTGCGCGTGCGAGTGGGGAATTACCGCATCATTTACACCGTTGACGACAACGTGTTGGTCGTCGTCGTCATTACGCTGGGACACCGCAGAAATGTCTATGAGAAATAA
- a CDS encoding type II toxin-antitoxin system Phd/YefM family antitoxin, which translates to MSIVSVADARNNFSEIITQSQTEAVFIERRGQQAAVLVSPEHYERMMVALEDAEDVAAFDAAMAEEGPNIPWAQVKSDLGWV; encoded by the coding sequence ATGTCTATTGTGAGTGTGGCTGACGCCCGAAACAACTTCTCTGAGATCATTACGCAGTCTCAGACCGAAGCTGTCTTTATCGAACGCCGGGGCCAACAGGCAGCAGTTCTGGTGAGCCCCGAGCATTACGAGCGCATGATGGTTGCACTTGAAGACGCAGAGGACGTTGCAGCATTTGATGCAGCAATGGCTGAAGAGGGCCCCAACATTCCGTGGGCTCAAGTGAAGTCAGATCTGGGTTGGGTGTGA
- the mutM gene encoding bifunctional DNA-formamidopyrimidine glycosylase/DNA-(apurinic or apyrimidinic site) lyase: MPELPEVEVVRAGLEPALVGARIDSVQVFDPRSLKRHDARRGDFVGMLQGATVLSAERRGKFMWFPLGSGDALVTHLGMSGQVLLRDLDAAPDRHLRIQYVITHPEHGQLVVNFVDQRIFGSMAVDELVEQPSGLVPSQAAHIALDPLNPFFDDELFITRLRKKSTGVKRALLDQTLISGVGNIYADESLWAAKIHGEKPSDTLSKAKARELLEAVRAILTKALGEGGTSFDEQYVNVNGESGYFSHSLNAYGQQGKPCPRCGTPIRRVTFMNRGSHFCPKCQRVA, translated from the coding sequence ATGCCTGAGCTTCCCGAAGTTGAGGTGGTGCGTGCAGGGTTAGAACCTGCACTGGTCGGTGCTCGGATTGACTCTGTTCAGGTATTCGATCCACGTTCGCTCAAACGTCATGACGCGAGACGTGGAGATTTTGTCGGCATGCTTCAGGGAGCAACGGTGCTCTCTGCCGAGCGCCGAGGAAAGTTCATGTGGTTCCCTCTGGGCTCAGGCGATGCCCTGGTGACTCACCTGGGCATGAGTGGTCAGGTTCTCTTACGAGATCTCGATGCAGCACCAGATCGCCATTTGCGCATCCAATACGTCATCACGCATCCAGAGCATGGCCAGCTCGTGGTTAACTTCGTCGACCAGCGCATCTTTGGATCGATGGCTGTGGATGAACTGGTGGAACAACCTTCGGGCCTTGTTCCCTCTCAAGCAGCCCACATCGCGCTGGATCCCCTCAATCCGTTCTTTGATGACGAGCTATTCATCACGCGGCTGCGCAAGAAAAGCACAGGCGTGAAGAGAGCCTTGCTGGATCAGACACTCATTAGCGGCGTGGGGAACATCTATGCCGATGAGTCGTTGTGGGCGGCAAAGATTCACGGGGAGAAACCTTCAGACACGTTGTCGAAGGCGAAAGCACGTGAGCTCCTGGAGGCAGTGCGAGCAATCCTCACCAAAGCATTGGGGGAGGGTGGCACCAGCTTCGACGAGCAATACGTGAACGTGAACGGTGAATCGGGTTACTTCTCCCACAGCCTCAACGCCTATGGACAGCAGGGCAAACCGTGCCCACGTTGCGGCACACCCATTCGGCGGGTGACGTTCATGAACCGTGGTTCACACTTCTGCCCGAAATGTCAGAGGGTGGCATAA
- the rnc gene encoding ribonuclease III, with protein sequence MSSPASGHLTDISSLSSSLGIPLDGELYELALTHRSYAYEHGGIANNERLEFLGDSVLGQAVTVMLYTNYPDLDEGDLAKRRASLVSTLALAEVARSIELGQYIRLGNGEELTGGRNKDSILADTVEALFGATYLTAGPEVANALVLRLIEPLLDNPERFGAAMDPKTSLQEAVAKLGTAVPVYSVEAAGPDHARVFTATVTVGELVTATGTGTSKKHAEMAAALTAWSSLGETN encoded by the coding sequence ATGAGCTCTCCTGCTTCTGGTCATCTGACCGATATCTCGAGTCTCTCGAGTTCTCTTGGCATACCCCTGGACGGGGAGCTCTACGAGCTTGCCCTGACGCACCGCTCCTATGCCTACGAGCATGGCGGCATTGCCAACAACGAGCGCCTGGAATTCCTCGGCGACTCAGTATTGGGTCAAGCCGTCACGGTCATGCTCTATACCAACTACCCCGACTTGGATGAGGGTGACCTGGCCAAGCGCCGGGCTTCCTTGGTCTCCACACTGGCTTTGGCTGAAGTGGCTCGCAGTATTGAGCTCGGCCAATACATTCGCTTAGGTAATGGCGAAGAACTCACCGGTGGACGCAACAAGGATTCCATCCTGGCTGACACCGTAGAAGCACTCTTTGGTGCCACCTATCTCACCGCAGGTCCCGAGGTTGCCAATGCCCTCGTGCTGCGCCTGATTGAACCACTGCTGGACAACCCCGAACGCTTCGGTGCAGCAATGGATCCCAAGACCAGCCTGCAAGAGGCTGTTGCCAAGCTGGGTACTGCCGTTCCTGTGTATTCGGTTGAAGCAGCAGGTCCTGACCACGCACGCGTCTTCACCGCCACAGTCACCGTGGGGGAACTCGTCACCGCCACCGGCACGGGCACCAGCAAGAAGCACGCCGAGATGGCAGCTGCCCTCACTGCGTGGTCATCGCTCGGCGAGACGAACTAA
- the rpmF gene encoding 50S ribosomal protein L32 — translation MAVPKRKMSRASTRMRRAQWKATAATLVKSVDANGKVSYSLPHRAKVVEDSAGTPLFMEYKGRKVADV, via the coding sequence ATGGCTGTTCCCAAGCGCAAAATGTCGCGAGCTAGCACTCGCATGCGCCGTGCCCAGTGGAAGGCAACTGCTGCCACCCTCGTCAAGAGCGTTGACGCTAACGGCAAGGTTTCCTACAGCCTTCCTCACCGCGCCAAGGTTGTTGAAGACTCTGCCGGCACCCCACTCTTCATGGAGTACAAGGGCCGCAAGGTAGCTGACGTTTAG
- a CDS encoding YceD family protein produces MHRPGEHRERELDIAAPEKLGEGIIAVPAGENIHLDLRLESLGDGILVTAEVETTALGECGRCLEPIEQDLEVEFQELFAYSVDEAFDYEVHDDHVDLEPLVREAVVLALPFQPVCRPDCAGLDPETGERLAEPLDTTLEETIDPRWAALSQLTASADNGDTSTGKKK; encoded by the coding sequence ATGCACCGTCCCGGTGAGCACCGCGAGCGTGAGCTCGATATTGCTGCGCCTGAAAAGTTGGGCGAAGGAATTATTGCTGTTCCTGCGGGCGAAAATATCCACCTTGACCTGCGTTTAGAGTCGCTCGGAGACGGTATTTTGGTCACCGCTGAGGTCGAAACAACAGCTCTGGGAGAGTGCGGAAGATGCCTCGAACCCATCGAGCAGGACCTCGAAGTCGAATTTCAGGAACTTTTCGCGTATTCTGTTGACGAAGCATTTGATTATGAGGTTCACGACGACCACGTGGATCTTGAACCTCTAGTCAGGGAAGCGGTAGTGCTCGCACTTCCGTTCCAGCCGGTTTGCCGGCCAGATTGTGCTGGTCTCGATCCTGAGACTGGTGAGCGTTTGGCAGAACCACTGGATACCACGCTGGAAGAGACGATTGACCCGAGATGGGCCGCGCTGAGCCAGCTGACTGCTTCCGCAGACAACGGTGACACAAGCACCGGTAAAAAGAAGTAA
- a CDS encoding acyltransferase family protein, protein MTPAPQHRFLLLDGMRGVAALGVLAFHVTVSATSDFQQLASFYLFVDFFFVLSGFVLWPSMPQHGKQLGRTSGIFILKRVFRFWPLAITSLIVALIAIDWERNVLVAKDNFNAPYGSLAGLPADERVHILVIAFLLLQVLLASAIAINVPLWSLSAEWIANVIYAPLTAVKWGMGIILAVIAGYVMLWYGLTSDASFIEYSGPIRGFEAVGRAFLGFGLGLLLRKYLTQLSRFRNWWMLVISVGLVVSLFFIEDAWHWDSYRYNITYFAAPIFALLILQLTKFEVTPGTRKAKVLSIMGAYSFGVYVFHQPLIQWTNIVLGTPSGAYPPGKWVYFFLVESVSITIVSILFTLIARTLVEAPLQRMGKKLIQKASSKLSA, encoded by the coding sequence GTGACCCCTGCACCACAGCACCGTTTCTTACTCCTAGATGGGATGCGTGGCGTTGCCGCCCTGGGTGTTCTCGCGTTTCACGTCACGGTGAGTGCAACCTCAGATTTCCAGCAGCTGGCTTCCTTCTATCTCTTCGTGGACTTCTTCTTCGTCCTCAGTGGCTTCGTGCTCTGGCCCAGCATGCCTCAGCACGGCAAGCAGCTGGGCCGCACATCAGGCATCTTCATTCTTAAGCGTGTTTTTAGATTTTGGCCACTGGCCATTACCAGCCTCATTGTTGCGTTGATCGCCATTGACTGGGAACGCAATGTGTTGGTGGCGAAAGACAACTTCAATGCTCCTTATGGCAGCTTGGCGGGATTGCCGGCAGATGAACGGGTTCATATCCTCGTCATTGCCTTCCTGCTTCTGCAGGTGTTGTTGGCTTCAGCAATTGCGATCAACGTTCCGCTGTGGTCCCTCTCTGCTGAGTGGATTGCCAACGTCATCTATGCCCCCTTGACAGCAGTGAAGTGGGGCATGGGAATCATCCTGGCCGTCATCGCTGGCTACGTCATGCTCTGGTATGGATTGACCTCAGATGCGTCCTTCATTGAATACAGCGGACCTATCCGAGGTTTTGAGGCGGTGGGTCGTGCGTTTCTCGGCTTTGGCTTGGGACTCTTGCTGCGCAAGTATCTGACTCAGTTATCTCGTTTTCGTAACTGGTGGATGCTGGTTATCTCCGTCGGTTTGGTTGTTTCCCTTTTCTTCATCGAAGATGCCTGGCACTGGGATTCTTACCGCTACAACATCACCTACTTCGCTGCCCCCATCTTTGCTCTGCTGATTCTGCAGCTGACTAAGTTCGAAGTCACCCCGGGAACGCGCAAAGCCAAGGTGTTGTCCATTATGGGCGCCTATTCCTTCGGTGTGTATGTTTTCCACCAGCCCCTGATCCAGTGGACCAACATTGTGTTGGGCACACCCAGTGGTGCCTACCCACCTGGCAAATGGGTCTACTTCTTCCTGGTTGAATCCGTGAGCATCACGATTGTGTCAATCTTGTTCACGCTCATTGCCCGCACGTTAGTCGAGGCACCACTGCAGCGCATGGGTAAGAAGTTGATCCAGAAAGCGTCGTCGAAACTATCCGCGTAG
- a CDS encoding DedA family protein, with product MLHASALDGQMTDLFSQVGVVVFYLVVWGLVFAGTGLFVGAFIPFITGDSLLFAAGLVTAATPELSVWILALGVGIAAFVGDQVGFILGRHLGRPYLDRKSGPRMKKIIARVEKFYNSYGWWSVVIARFIPWARVFVPWVAGIGKMNYFKFLTSNFVGALAWGVGLTLVGYYAASIPGVKAAAYVIAGFFITASVIFSIRTWVVERRDRQQNPAN from the coding sequence ATGTTGCACGCCTCGGCACTTGATGGACAGATGACTGATCTGTTCTCACAAGTAGGTGTTGTGGTGTTCTATCTCGTGGTGTGGGGGCTTGTGTTCGCCGGAACCGGCCTCTTTGTTGGCGCCTTCATTCCGTTCATTACCGGTGACTCTCTCCTCTTTGCTGCGGGCCTTGTTACTGCAGCAACTCCGGAACTGAGCGTATGGATATTAGCTCTCGGTGTTGGCATCGCTGCTTTTGTCGGTGACCAGGTTGGTTTCATTTTGGGTCGCCACCTCGGACGCCCCTACCTTGATCGCAAGAGCGGTCCACGGATGAAAAAGATCATCGCCCGGGTGGAGAAGTTCTACAACTCTTACGGTTGGTGGTCTGTCGTCATTGCGCGTTTCATTCCCTGGGCTCGCGTATTTGTTCCCTGGGTTGCCGGCATCGGCAAGATGAACTACTTCAAATTCCTCACCAGCAACTTTGTCGGCGCTCTTGCGTGGGGTGTGGGGCTGACACTTGTGGGCTATTACGCAGCGAGCATCCCCGGCGTGAAGGCAGCTGCCTACGTCATCGCTGGTTTCTTCATCACTGCTTCAGTCATATTCAGCATCCGAACCTGGGTTGTGGAGCGCCGCGACCGTCAGCAAAATCCTGCGAATTAG
- a CDS encoding DedA family protein, producing MHTSLIPWLDPANLIDGFGPYALLGVAFIVFAETGLLVGFLLPGDTLLISAGVLTVTDTFGANIFVVCAAISAAAFIGGEVGYLIGHKFGPSIFEKNESGFFSKKNVERTNSFFVRYGGLAVIIARFVPVVRTFAPVAAGVGHMNYKKYTLYNLIGAIIWGSGLTALGYGVGHIPVVAAFVQDYIDIVLLGVVVIVLIPSVYHYIQAVMKARRAKKEAAHKHSPEALKVTHDEAEKLALKPDVFSQKHDGQHEPDVTTK from the coding sequence ATGCACACCTCGTTGATTCCCTGGCTTGACCCTGCAAACCTGATTGACGGCTTTGGGCCTTATGCCCTCCTCGGTGTGGCATTCATTGTCTTCGCTGAGACCGGCCTCTTGGTTGGGTTTCTCCTTCCTGGAGACACCCTCCTCATCTCGGCTGGTGTCCTCACCGTCACCGACACTTTCGGCGCGAACATCTTTGTTGTGTGTGCTGCCATTAGCGCCGCCGCCTTCATCGGTGGTGAAGTGGGCTATCTGATTGGCCATAAATTCGGCCCCAGTATTTTCGAAAAAAACGAGAGCGGCTTCTTCAGTAAGAAGAATGTCGAACGCACCAACAGCTTCTTCGTTCGCTACGGCGGACTAGCCGTGATCATTGCTCGCTTCGTGCCCGTCGTGCGCACCTTCGCCCCTGTGGCAGCTGGTGTGGGTCACATGAACTACAAAAAGTACACCCTCTATAACCTCATCGGTGCCATCATCTGGGGTTCCGGTCTGACCGCACTGGGTTATGGCGTGGGACACATTCCCGTCGTCGCGGCATTCGTTCAGGACTACATCGACATCGTTCTGCTCGGAGTCGTTGTCATCGTGTTGATCCCCAGCGTTTACCACTACATCCAGGCCGTGATGAAGGCTCGTCGTGCCAAGAAGGAAGCTGCACACAAGCACTCCCCTGAAGCACTCAAGGTCACTCACGACGAGGCAGAGAAGCTCGCTCTCAAGCCTGACGTGTTCTCACAGAAGCACGACGGTCAGCACGAGCCTGACGTCACCACGAAGTAG
- a CDS encoding PhzF family phenazine biosynthesis protein → MSAPEVLRLTAFSDDPEGGNPAGVVLNAEGMSDAEMLSVAHEVGYSETAFLFPHKDRENSYQIRYFTPEAEVAFCGHATIASGVVLGREYGDGVYELSTNAGPVEVDVTVAGRSVVATLTSPPATLQPLDPDLVYDILDALDWDESDLDTRFTPAVGFVGNAHPILVLDSRETLASMDYDFDVLGDLMKEHGWTTIQLAYPDEGDPHGRRWHSRNPAPSVGIYEDPATGSAAAALGAYFRDTGVYGSGDHVTIFQGDDMGRPSSIMLTIGGSRMKISGTATDLN, encoded by the coding sequence ATGTCCGCTCCTGAGGTGTTGCGTCTGACTGCGTTCAGCGACGACCCCGAAGGCGGTAACCCTGCCGGAGTCGTTCTCAACGCCGAGGGTATGAGCGATGCAGAGATGCTTTCTGTCGCCCACGAAGTGGGGTATTCCGAAACTGCCTTCCTCTTTCCCCACAAGGACAGAGAGAACAGCTACCAGATTCGCTACTTCACCCCCGAAGCAGAAGTTGCTTTCTGTGGCCATGCCACGATTGCTTCGGGAGTTGTGTTGGGCCGCGAATACGGTGATGGAGTCTATGAACTGAGCACCAATGCAGGCCCGGTTGAAGTTGATGTCACCGTGGCAGGACGTTCCGTCGTTGCCACGCTCACTTCTCCCCCAGCAACATTGCAGCCATTGGATCCCGACCTGGTCTACGACATCCTGGATGCACTGGATTGGGATGAGTCTGATCTGGACACCCGCTTCACTCCTGCCGTTGGCTTCGTGGGTAATGCCCACCCCATCTTGGTCTTAGACAGCCGCGAGACACTCGCCTCGATGGACTACGACTTTGATGTGCTCGGTGACCTGATGAAGGAACACGGCTGGACCACCATCCAGCTGGCCTATCCCGACGAGGGCGACCCTCACGGTCGCAGATGGCACTCACGCAACCCCGCACCATCCGTGGGTATCTATGAAGACCCCGCAACCGGTTCTGCCGCTGCCGCACTGGGTGCTTACTTTCGCGACACAGGTGTCTATGGTTCAGGTGACCACGTCACGATTTTCCAAGGCGATGACATGGGGCGTCCCAGCTCCATCATGCTCACCATTGGTGGTTCCAGAATGAAGATTTCTGGCACCGCTACCGATCTGAACTAG
- a CDS encoding SDR family NAD(P)-dependent oxidoreductase — MTELSGARILVTGATGALGSRIAGHFAAQGAQLVLTGRDADKLQALGIPAELFTLDLSLPGAAASLIQTVTSAGQLDGVVAAHGVVAFGPVVELDSQTLGTLQALNQTSPIELITSAIPALLASKAAGREPFVLTISGVIADMPTAGMAAYGASKAGLKSFVSATQRELRREGIRVLDTRPPHTETGLASRAIAGVAPTMPQGLDPDAVAARIVAAIVNDEKDVPAELFS; from the coding sequence ATGACTGAACTTTCTGGCGCACGAATTCTCGTTACCGGAGCCACCGGAGCTCTGGGATCACGTATTGCCGGGCACTTCGCCGCACAGGGTGCTCAGTTGGTGCTCACCGGGCGTGATGCAGACAAACTGCAAGCTCTTGGAATTCCCGCAGAGCTGTTCACTCTTGATCTCTCTCTGCCTGGTGCAGCGGCGTCACTCATTCAGACCGTGACGTCAGCAGGACAACTTGACGGCGTCGTTGCCGCGCATGGTGTGGTGGCATTTGGCCCTGTTGTCGAGCTTGATTCTCAGACTCTGGGAACTTTGCAAGCATTGAACCAGACCAGTCCCATTGAACTCATCACCTCTGCCATCCCCGCGCTGTTAGCGTCCAAGGCCGCGGGTCGTGAACCGTTTGTGCTCACCATCTCCGGCGTCATCGCAGATATGCCCACGGCAGGCATGGCGGCGTATGGCGCGAGCAAGGCAGGGCTGAAGTCCTTCGTCTCTGCCACGCAGCGTGAACTTCGCCGTGAAGGCATTCGTGTGCTGGACACGCGTCCACCTCACACCGAAACTGGTCTTGCATCCAGGGCTATTGCCGGTGTTGCTCCCACGATGCCTCAGGGCTTAGATCCTGATGCTGTGGCTGCACGCATCGTGGCAGCCATCGTGAATGATGAAAAGGATGTTCCTGCGGAACTCTTTAGCTAG
- the rdgB gene encoding RdgB/HAM1 family non-canonical purine NTP pyrophosphatase: MNTFVLATHNQHKIEEFNAILGELVPGINVIGYDGPEPIEDGVSFAENALIKARAAAAHTGLPSLSDDSGICVDVLGGMPGIFSARWAGNAKDNAANVQLLLDQMSDVRDSDRGAHFTCHIAVVIPETQEEFVVVGNWPGTIAREVHGVNGFGYDPVFIPEGFEVTAAILDPAEKNKLSHRSRALQALADRLSS; this comes from the coding sequence ATGAACACCTTCGTGCTCGCTACCCACAATCAGCACAAGATTGAGGAATTCAACGCGATACTCGGCGAGCTCGTTCCCGGCATCAACGTCATCGGTTATGACGGCCCTGAGCCCATCGAAGATGGTGTGAGCTTTGCCGAGAACGCGCTGATCAAAGCGCGTGCGGCGGCAGCACACACCGGCCTGCCGTCCCTCTCTGACGACTCCGGCATTTGTGTCGATGTCTTGGGTGGCATGCCCGGAATCTTCTCGGCACGCTGGGCAGGTAATGCCAAAGACAACGCAGCTAACGTGCAGCTGCTGCTGGATCAGATGAGCGATGTGCGAGACAGCGACCGTGGAGCTCACTTCACCTGCCACATCGCTGTGGTGATTCCTGAGACCCAGGAAGAGTTTGTCGTGGTGGGAAACTGGCCCGGCACAATCGCCCGTGAGGTTCACGGTGTGAACGGTTTTGGTTACGACCCTGTGTTTATTCCTGAAGGCTTTGAGGTCACGGCAGCGATTCTGGACCCGGCAGAGAAAAACAAACTCAGCCACCGCTCTCGCGCACTGCAGGCGTTAGCTGACAGACTCAGCTCATGA
- the rph gene encoding ribonuclease PH, giving the protein MSENITRADGRAVNQLREITIERGWSEQAEGSALISFGKTKVLCTASFTSGVPRWMTGKGKGWVTAEYAMIPRSTNSRMDREAVKGKIGGRTHEISRLIGRSLRAVVNTKALGENTIVIDCDVLQADGGTRTAAITGAYVALAEAIQWGKDNNLIPKSAEPLIDSVAAVSVGIIDGTPMLDLAYVEDVRAETDMNVVVTGRGLFVEVQGTAEGAPFDRNELTALLDLAVAGAEDLTNFQRQALA; this is encoded by the coding sequence ATGTCAGAGAACATCACTCGTGCCGACGGCCGCGCCGTTAACCAGCTTCGTGAAATCACTATCGAGCGCGGCTGGAGCGAACAGGCTGAAGGTTCCGCGCTGATCTCCTTTGGTAAGACCAAGGTGCTCTGCACGGCTTCCTTCACCAGTGGCGTTCCCCGCTGGATGACCGGCAAAGGTAAAGGCTGGGTCACCGCCGAATACGCGATGATTCCTCGCTCCACCAACTCCCGCATGGACCGCGAAGCAGTCAAGGGCAAGATTGGTGGTCGCACCCATGAGATCTCGCGTTTGATTGGTCGTTCGCTGCGTGCCGTGGTCAACACTAAGGCCCTCGGTGAAAACACCATCGTGATCGACTGCGACGTTCTCCAGGCAGATGGTGGCACTCGCACCGCAGCCATTACCGGCGCCTATGTTGCGCTCGCCGAAGCCATTCAGTGGGGCAAGGACAACAACCTCATCCCTAAGAGTGCCGAACCCCTCATTGACAGTGTTGCTGCTGTCTCGGTGGGCATCATTGATGGCACCCCCATGCTCGACCTCGCCTATGTCGAGGATGTCCGCGCAGAGACCGACATGAATGTCGTGGTCACTGGTCGCGGACTGTTCGTTGAGGTTCAGGGCACCGCCGAAGGTGCACCCTTCGATCGCAACGAGCTCACCGCTCTGCTTGATTTGGCCGTTGCTGGTGCTGAAGACCTCACCAACTTCCAGCGTCAGGCACTTGCCTAA
- the murI gene encoding glutamate racemase yields MTSGKFNRNAPIGVFDSGVGGLTVARAIRDSLPHESIIYIGDTAHSPYGTKSIADVRTYALNVLDNLVEQGVKMLVIACNTASAAMLRDARERYDVPVVEVIQPAVRGALAATRNNRIGVIATDATITSRAYNDAFAAAPHLELFTQAAPRFVEFVEAGQTSGADVLRVAREYLQPLIKADIDTLVLGCTHYPFLRGAISYVMGDHVRLVASDNETAKDVYRELVNRELDRVDPTPPTYRYEATGDNTAEFLRLSSLFLGPQVLTVDYTPTGAIDLPLT; encoded by the coding sequence ATGACTAGCGGGAAGTTCAACCGCAACGCCCCCATCGGTGTCTTTGACTCCGGAGTTGGTGGCCTCACCGTTGCCCGGGCAATCCGTGACTCTCTGCCTCACGAATCGATCATTTACATCGGTGACACCGCTCACTCGCCCTATGGCACCAAAAGCATCGCGGATGTCCGCACGTATGCCCTGAATGTGCTTGACAATCTGGTTGAGCAGGGCGTCAAGATGCTGGTCATTGCTTGCAACACCGCCAGTGCTGCGATGTTGCGCGATGCCCGTGAGCGTTATGACGTTCCTGTGGTGGAAGTGATTCAGCCTGCGGTACGCGGTGCGCTCGCAGCGACGCGTAACAACCGCATTGGCGTGATTGCCACCGACGCCACCATTACCTCTCGTGCTTACAACGACGCCTTTGCCGCAGCACCTCACCTGGAGCTCTTCACCCAGGCAGCACCTCGTTTCGTCGAATTCGTTGAAGCTGGCCAGACCAGCGGTGCTGACGTTCTTCGGGTAGCCCGTGAGTATCTGCAGCCCCTCATCAAGGCAGACATTGACACCTTGGTCCTCGGTTGCACCCACTACCCCTTCCTCCGTGGAGCCATCTCCTATGTCATGGGAGATCACGTTCGACTGGTAGCCAGCGACAACGAAACCGCCAAGGACGTCTACCGCGAACTGGTGAACCGAGAGCTCGACCGCGTAGACCCCACACCTCCCACCTATCGCTATGAAGCAACGGGAGATAACACCGCAGAGTTCCTGCGTTTGTCCTCGTTGTTCCTTGGCCCCCAAGTCCTCACCGTGGATTACACCCCCACCGGTGCTATCGATCTTCCCCTCACCTAA